One window of the Trifolium pratense cultivar HEN17-A07 linkage group LG2, ARS_RC_1.1, whole genome shotgun sequence genome contains the following:
- the LOC123907331 gene encoding DNA ligase 1-like: MVMMESELIDLRGKQENYGNLLEEARLTREDLEKAKKELEELKTQGAEEKRKMEQEIADLQSKLIPAADETVETSRLTSRANLVKEIKRLGGQMLASMVYGWKNAVAQLKVVNSEHGLITEGIHKLKKVEKGQIVILEKYKQMALEEEEEEDDDDDEEEDAEEEAVEEEKGPDGDEEGPDESH; the protein is encoded by the coding sequence ATGGTGATGATGGAGAGTGAGCTCATCGATCTTCGGGGCAAGCAGGAGAACTATGGTAACCTGTTGGAAGAAGCCCGGCTTACTCGCGAGGACTTGGAAAAAGCTAAGAAGGAGCTCGAAGAGTTGAAAACCCAGGGTGCCGAGGAGAAGAGGAAGATGGAGCAGGAGATTGCTGATTTGCAATCCAAACTGATTCCTGCTGCCGATGAGACGGTTGAAACTTCCAGGCTTACCAGTCGAGCAAACTTGGTCAAGGAAATTAAGAGGCTCGGGGGCCAGATGTTGGCGAGCATGGTATATGGGTGGAAGAATGCGGTGGCTCAGCTGAAGGTTGTGAATTCCGAGCACGGGTTGATTACCGAGGGAATCCACAAGCTAAAAAAAGTTGAGAAGGGCCAGATTGTCATTCTGGAGAAGTATAAGCAAATGGccttggaggaggaggaggaggaggatgatgatgatgacgaggAGGAGGATGCTGAGGAGGAGGCTGTCGAGGAGGAGAAAGGTCCTGACGGGGACGAAGAAGGTCCTGATGAGAGCCACTGA